From Bernardetia sp.:
TGCATAAGGCAAAAAAAGAAGAAAGATAATACTTTTTTCGTGCGTTTACCCTAATTTAGGTTAGACTTTTAGTCTGATGACAAAGACTTTATTTACTCCAAAAACTTAGCTTTTGATTTTACAGAGCAATCAGAAAGACTGGTGTACAAAATTAACTGTGATAACCTTTATTATTATTGATTTTGCAAGTAATTAGACTTCACCTCGCTGCCATTTGACAAAAGGCGAAGTATCTTGATTTTTGTAGCCGTGAAAACTAGCAGCTAAGAATATTACAATTCCAAAACCAAGAGCTGTATAGGCAATCAGAGATTCGGTGTACCAATGGCGATATGCAATAGCTATCAATGCCCAAACGCCTACCATAGCCGTTTCTCTTAGATTTCTAGTAGCGATAAGCCCTAAATACAAGCCTGTGGCTGCCACAATCATCAAGACTGTCCATGTAGATGCAAAAAGAGGTTCTCCTTGCCAACCTAAACTGACAAAAAATGCTGAAAGATTAGCTATGGAAGCTACCATAATCCATCCCAAATAAATAACGATAGGCCACCAAACAAAAACAATAATTCGAACAGGTGCATCCCACATTTCTAAACGAAGGTTTTTGGTCAGTTGAATCAAAGAAAGAAGCAAAAAGAACATTGTCATAACAGAAATAGCAATGTGTTCATTCAACCAAACCACTACCCAAGCTGCATTACAAATATTGGCTATAATGAGCCAAAGTCCTGTTTCGTGAATGGTTCGAATAAATAAATTTTCTGATTTGTCATAATCTATTTCTGAATCTTTAAATTTGTGAAGGACATACCATTGGAAACCAACAAAAGCAAAAAGCATCAGAAATATTACTCCCCAAATAGAAAAAGCATAACTTGCTGGGGTAAAAAGCGTATCATATTTCTGACTAATCTCTCCAATTGTTTTGCCTCCGAAAAAGCCTGTATTGGAAAGATAATTCATAAAGACAGTAATAATGAGTGTAAGCGTATTAAAAAATACGAGTAATTTAGTTTTCATAGTGTTGTTTTAGTTAAAAAAATTGGTCAGATTGAGGATATAAAAAAAATATGTTCTTTAAAAAATAGTTCGATATAAACTACAAGTAATAAAATCAAACAAAAAACATGAATCCTACACTACATATAAGTCTTTTACAAGCTAATTTGTTTTGGGAAGACTCTATGAAGAATAAAAGTCATTTTGAAAACTTGCTTTCTAATTTTTTTGAAAATGAAGAAAATCAAAACACAGATATTGTTGTGTTACCTGAAATGTTTACTACTGGCTTTACAATGAATGTAGATTTGGCTGAAAAAATAGAAGATAGTCCAACCTTAGAATGGCTGAAGAAAAACACTAAAAAATATGATGTAGCCATTACTGGAAGTATAATTATTGAAGATGATAAAAAGTTTTATAATCGCTTATTTTTCGTAGAACCGAATGGAAATTATAATTACTATGATAAGAAGCATCTTTTCAGAATGGCAGACGAACAAAAAACCTTTACAGCAGGAATAGAACATCTGATTTTTGAGTATAAAGGTTGGAAAATTTGTCCACAGATTTGTTATGACTTGCGCTTTCCTGTTTTTTCTAGGAACAGATTAAATATTGATAAAGATGGAATAGCTACTTCTGGATATGATATTCTGCTCTATGTAGCTAACTTTCCTGCTGCTCGTGCGTTGGCTTGGAATACACTTTTACCTGCTCGTGCCATTGAAAACTCTTGTTATGCAATTGGAGTAAATAGAATTGGAAAAGATGGAAAAGGAATTAATTATGATGGAGATTCAGCTATTTACAATCCCAAAGGAGAAAAGTTAGATTCAAAAATTGAAAATATTGGAGAGGCTGAAATTTTGTCGTATTCGCTTTCGGCAACGGATTTGCAAGAATATAGAAAAAAGTTTCAAGTCTATTTAGATGATGATAATTTTGAGTTGAAATAAATTTTTAGAAGATATTTTTATATGAAGTTAAATTTATTTTATTTATTCATACTGTTTTGCTTTTCAACTACGCTTCTCTTAGCAAAAACAGCACAAAGTCAAACGTACAGATTGTTGTATCGCTTTATTGATAAAGACACAGGCAAACCGATTGATGGTGTAAGTGTACGCATTTTAAATACATCAAATAATGCTGAACAGGTAACCGTTACTGGAAAAGATGGCGAAACACTTGTTTACTTAGAACCAGAAACTACTTTTTTGATTCGTGCCTACAATAGAAAATATTTTTCGACAGATACCCTTCGTCTTCAAACTCAAAAACTGCCAAATGAAATTGCTAAAAATGACTCAAGACGAGATATAAAAAAAGATATTCCACTAGAAAAAATAAATATTGGTCTAGTAAAAAAACTCGTGGGGGTTTATTTTTCTCCGAATAGTGATGAGGTTTTGCCAGAGTGTAAAATTATTTTGAAAAGGTTGGCGTATATATTACGCCTCAATCCACGTATCATAATTGAAGTAGCTGCACACACTGACTCTAGGGGAGAAGATGCATATAACCTTGAATTAACTCAAAGGCAAGCAAATGCACTTAAAGAGTTTTTGATAGAGCAAGGTATTTCTGATGATAGAATCAAAGCTAGAGGTTTTGGAGAGAGTATTTTGGTAAATCAGTGCCAAAATGATGTCAAATGTACTTCTGCCGAACACCTACAAAATCGCCGTGTAGAATATGTAATTATAGGGTTAGAATAAATCAAAACTTCCTCAAAATCAACTATTTACATTCATTATAAATTAAAGTTTTTAAGTAGCAATACCGAACATATATATTTTTTTAACGTTTTCGTGTTAAGTTCTTTTTAACTAAAAATTATTTTTATGAGTAAGAACAAAAAACTCTTCAAAAAAATAGCTATATGGACAGTAGGTATTTTGGGTATATCATTTATCACATTGGTAGTTCATATTTATTTAGTAACTAATCCTACAGATAAACTTCCTAACCATGACGTTTATTTAAGCCGCATAGATTTCAAAGAAAGTATAGACTCCCTTGAAGCCAATCGAATTATGAATCACATTCGGACAATGAAAGGAGTTACAAATGCGCATTTCAATGTTCCTGCAGGAACACTTGTGTACGGTTATAAAAAAGATATTCAAGACCCTCAAAGCATTTACGAACAAGTATCAAAATTTACATCTCTTAAGTCGGAAAGATTGATAGTAACAGAAGAAGACATTGCAAAAGGCTGTCCTGCATTTGATAAATCTGGTTTTACATACCAGTTTGGTCAGTTTGTAAAAAATATATTTCGTTAGTAAAACTACAACATATTTTTAAGTGTGTTGTATTTATTTTTTCAATAAAAATATAATAATATTATCATCATATTGATATATTTTTATATTCCACCTTTAACCTCACAAAATACGATGAAAAACTTTAAATTTAGATTGAACTATTTAGCAATGCTAGCTTTGGTTAGTCTCTTAGCATTCTCTATGTCATCTTGTAATAATGACGATGATGATGATGACAATGAAACAGAAACACCAACACTTTATGACAGAGTAGGTGGTACTACTATGGTTACTGACCCTGTAAGTGGTGGGCAAATTCAACAAGGACGCTTAACATTACGTGCTGTTGTAGATAGTGCTATTTTTGTAATTGCTGCAGACCCTGAATTGCAACCTTATTTTGCTGTTCTTTTAGCAGAGGTTGGAAACAACGATTTGAGTGGTTTTTCGGCACTAAGTAATAGCTTGACAGATTTTTTTGTAGTAGCTACTAGTGAAAATACAGTAGGTAACTACACAGGCTTAGATATGGTATCTGCGCACGATCCAGCTCAAAACCCTCGCATGGCTCTCAAAGCTGATAATGCTGCAATGGATGCCTTTATTGCAGATGTTGGAGTTTCTTTAGGAAAAAACGGAGTAACAGATCAAGAACTCATCAACGACTTAGTAGCTTTATTAGAAACTTTAAGAGACCCTATCGTGCAACGATAGATTATTATCTAAAATATAAAAAGAAAACTCAACAAGTTTGCAATAATTTGTTGAGTTTTTTTATGTAAGACTAACTTATCTCTTCACTTCCTAAGGAGGATTCGGTCTATTTTCTCTAGCAAAAAATAATATAATCTGATTTCCACTAACGTCTGTCTGAAAACATTCCTAAAAAAAATACTCTTCATTACGAATAATAAAGAGTACTCTAAAAATTTTTATTTTGTCTTTTACATTACTTTCAAACGCTGTCCAACATTGAGTTTGTCTGAACGCAAATTATTGAGTTGCTTCAATCTTGAAACGCTAATTCCTGCATTGTTGGCAATTCCCCAAAGTGTATCGCCTTGTTTGACAACATGATACGTTCCAGAAGATTTGGTAGAAGACGAAGTTGTTGTAGTCGTTCTTTTAGATGTAGAATTGGTTGTTTTAGCAACTGCACTATAACTGCGATTATTTTTCACACCGTACATTACTATTTTTTGTCCAATATTGATTCTTGAACCATAGATTCCGTTCCATCGTCTAAGAGAAGAAACTGATGTTCCGTATTTTACTGCAATACCCCCAAGTGTTTCACCTTTACTTACTACATGGTAGGATTTTGTACCAGAAGGCTTTTTATAAGTTCTACTTGTAGTAGTTGTTCTTGCAGAAGCTGTGTAGCTTTGAGCAGTAGTAGTATTAGCTTTTGTATTTTTATAATTAGATGCTGTTCTAGTAGCTGTTGAAGTGGTTGAACTTCTATAATTTGGATTCTGACAAGCTATCAAAATCTCTTCTTGACTCTTCCAGAAAAATTCAGATCTGTTTTTAGGAATTCTGATAGGATGCTCTTTGGCATAGTTTGGAATAATTCCACGCTTTGCCTCTGGATTCATTGCCTTCAAATCAGCAGCACACATACGAAGCTCATCAGCAAGTTTGTCTAAATTTACATATTGACTAACAAAAACTGTATCATATTCCATTGCATAAACAGGATTTTCCACTACCATTCCGTGGTCTTCTGCATAATTGAATAGATAGGCATACGTTGTGTAAAGAGGTACATACGCACGAGTTTCTCTTGGCAAATAATTGTAGATTTCCCAAAATGTATTTTTTCCAGAACGACGCATCGCCTTTTTCACATTTCCCGGTCCACAGTTGTAGGCAGCAATGGCAAGTTCCCAGTCTCCATCAAAAAACTCATTCAAATACTTCAAGTATTTACAAGCTGCGATAGTAGAAGAGGTTGGATCCATTCTTTCATCTATGTAAAAATTTTGATTCAAATCAAAGACTTTTCCTGTACGTGGCATAAACTGCCAAAGCCCAACAGCTCCAGCATGCGAACGAACTTGTGTTTTAAATGCTGACTCTACGACCACCAAATATTTCAATTCTTCTGGCATTCCTTGTTCTTTCAAAATCTTCTCAAAGAGTGGAAAATATTCGTCCGACTTTGCAATCAGTGTATTGGTATAAGTATAATATTTTACTCCATATTTTTCTATAAAATTTCTAACTTCTGGGGTATAGTTGAAAGGAACTTCTTTCTCAATAGCTTTCATACGAGCAGCTATTTCTTTATCAGAGAGCGCACTTCTAAAATTACCAGCCAAATCTATTTCTTCTAAAAACTCAATCGTAGAATCTTGATGGTCAAAAAAGAGTTCTGCATCTACCATGATTGCCTCATCGCTCACAATTTCTTCAATTTCATTGAGATATTCTACTGGTTGTCCTGAAACATAAGAAACAAAATCAGCCAAAAGATGATAAGAAAAACGTTTTTGGTCTTGCAAATCACTAGAGTCTGAAGGCGTTAGGGGAGTACCTACAATCAGACGCTCCACAGCAGGAGGTGCGCCTGTCGGTGTAAATATAGAAGTCTTAAATCTATGTGAGTTCCACTTTGCCGTATCCGAATAATTTTGATGGAGAAGGTCTGTATTTTTTGTTAGAACAGAATGGTTGAGATGAGTTGAGGATATTGTTTTTTGTTTATCTGTAGTAGAGACTGTATTTTCTAAGGTAAAACTCTTGTGTTCTTCATATTTTAATCCATTTTGCGCTGACAAAGTATTGGTCGTACAGAACACAAATGCAGAAACTAGAAAAAGATGAAATAATGAATTTGCTTTTTCTTGAATAGATAGTTCGCTCATTGGCATAAGTGAAAAAATATTTTCGATAAATTATATATATATTTTTTAAACTGACTACAAATATAATAAACTAAAAATCAAATAGTTATACTATTTTTAAAATAGGCTTTTGTCAAGATGTTAGACTTTTAAGGATATACTCGCTTTTCGATAATAAATGCTATTCCTTTTTCATATCCTTACTCAATAATAATTTCTTTTGAAAATTTGACGTAAAGCAAAATTATATTTTTAGAAAGACAAATATCTTATTTTTTTGATAGGAAATCGAATTATTTTATGTGTTTTTATAAAAAACGACAATCAAATCAGTACAGAAATTAATCCGAAATCTGTTTTTTGTTGTTTTATGGTATATTTTGAAGTATTGTTTTCGATAAAGCTACTAAACTTAGCGATTTATTTCAAGTGTTTTTAGATATATTGATAAGATTTGCCTGTGAAGAATCTACATAAATAATAAAAAAAACTATCAAGATTAGCTCTTGATAGTTTTAAATTTATTCTTGATAGTTTTGTTTCTGTTTCTTAAAAACGCATTCCCATAACTAAAATATCATCTATTTGAGAACGGTCGCCTTTCCATTCTTTAAATCTTTTATCTAAGATTTGTTTTTGTTCTTCTACTGGTTTTTGATGAATTTCTTTCAAGAGAGCTTTGAAATTTTTACTCATAAACTTTTCCGACTTCTCGCCTCCAAATTGGTCTTGATAACCATCTGAAAAGATATACACCATAGTTGGCTCACTTAAATCTACTTCGTGGCGAGTATAATTTCTGTCTAACTGAAACTGAACGCCTCCTATTGGATATTTGTCGCCCTTAATGACACTCATTTCTCCATTTTTGAAATAGACCAACGGATTTTTTGCGCCAGAAAATTGCAATTTTTTAGCTTCTGTATCGATAACACAAAGTGCTAAATCCATTCCGTCACGGCTTTTATTTTCTTCTTGTCTCAATGCTTTTCTCACGCTATCATGAAGCTCATTCAAAATTTTGTCAGATTCTAATACTCCTCTTGCACTTACAATCTCATTCAATAAATCGTTTCCAATCAGCGACATAAAAGCACCAGGAACGCCATGTCCTGTACAATCAGCTGCCGTTACCACAATTTTGTTCTCTTGCTTCACAAACCAATAAAAATCACCACTTACAATATCTCTTGGTTTGAAATAAATAAACGATTCTGGAATAGACTCTTTGATTTCTTCTACACGAGGCAAAGCTGCATCTTGAATACGTTTTGCATAATTTATACTTTCAGTAATGCTTTGGTTTTTTGCCTCAATAATTTCCTTCTGTATTGTAATTTCGTTGGTTCTTTCTTCTATTGTTTTTTCTAAGTCTCGGCTATACCTTTCTAATTTTTGATGAAGTTGTTCTTTTTCTGTAATAGATTCTTTAAGGCGTTTGACGTGCTTTATCGTTTTGGCAATGGTTGCTCCTAAATCGTTGAAGTTGATAGGCTTTGTTACAAAATCAAAAGCTCCATTATTCATTGCTCGTCTGATATTTCTCATATCTCCATACGCCGACACAATAACTGTTTGAACAGTCGGATTGACAACTTTTGTTTTGGAGAGCAATGTAATACCATCCATCTCTGGCATATTTACATCACATAAAATAACGTCTATATTGGGGTTATCTTTCAGTTTTTCAAGAGCTTCTGAACCATTTGCAGCAAAAATAAACTCATATTCATTATTACGAAGCTGCTTTCTGAATTTTTGTTTCATCAAAAGCTGTACGTCTGGTTCGTCATCTACAACCATTAATATTGTTGGCATAGGAATAGTTTATTTTTATTGTAAGGAGGTATATTTATCAGACTATTTTGGAAAGAATAACCTATTTTTCTAGCTTAATTTAACTAAGATTTAAACAAATTTAATGCAAAAAATTAGTTTGCCCTAAACATACTCAAAAGTTGGGACACAAACAAAGAAAAAGCGTCGATTAATAAGGTAAAACATTCGGTAAAAACAAAAAAAGTAGAAACAAAGACAAGAAAAAAGGAACTTTAAAGAGCTAGAATTGAGTATTATTTAGTAAATTTAGAAATAGGTTTCCTTATTTTAAATAAGATTCCATCTAACTGGTAACTGTTTCAACTGATAATCAATAACTGAAACCATGCGTAGTTTTGCAGAATTTAAAGCCCTTTTTGATGAAGACTTACTCCCAGAACTAAAGGAGTTGAAAAAAGAACTTACTTGGCGCAATATCCTTCAATTCGGAATTGTGATAGCCTTGGCTGTTATTTTGAGTGTTCTTTTTGTCTTAATTGCTATGGAAATTGTTTCTATTTGGGTAGTGGTAGTCGTATCTGTGCTTCTTATTGCTGGTGCAATTTGGCAAGTTCGAAAGCTCGCCGACCGAAGAGATATTCAGATGCGCTATAAAAAAACAGTCAATTCTAAGCTCATAGAATTTGTTGCTCCTAGAGGAGAATACAATCCTGATGGTTTTGTTCCTTATAAAGATTTTTTGGAAAGCGAACTCTTTAAACGTGAACCCGATTTTTATGGTGGAGATGATTTGCTAATCACTAAACAAAATGGAGTAGAAGTAAAATTTTCAGAAGTAAAAGCTGCTTGGGAAGAACAAGGAGAAGATATAAAAGGCAATGACTCTAGTCAGTGGCATGTCATTTTTGATGGAATTTTTATGGTTTCGTCTTTACGAAAGAGTTTTCCAGATATGGTCATTATTCCAGATATTTCAGAAGGCAGTTTTGGAAGGTTAGGCTACAAAGCAAAAAAAGCAAATCATCAACACGGAGAATTTGTAGATGTAGAACATCCAGAATTTAACAACTACTTTACAGCTTATGCTAAAGATGCCAAACAGGCAAAAAAAATGATTAGTGAAGAATTTATGGATAAAGCCGTTGAGATTGCTCAAACTATTGAAGAACCTATTTATTTTTCATTTAATGGAAAAAAAATGTACGTAGCTATTCGTTATGACAAACCTATGTTTGAATTTAATACGTATCTTGCAGACATAACGAATCCAGAAAAGCCGTTTGAAATCTTTAAAGAAATGGACTTTTTGGTCACCATTGGAGCTTCGCTGAACAGTATGGGCAAACGCAAAATGCCAGATATGGGCAGCCTTGGAGGTGGATTTGGAAACAACTTTGGAGGCATGAGTGGAATGGGAGGCTTAGGAGATATGGACGGCATGGCAGGAATGGGCATGATGGGAATGGAAGAGCCAAGACAAAAACAGGCAGAACCTAAGGCAGAAGAAGAAGATATGATAGGAAGTTTGGGTTCTATGTCAGCAGAAGATTTAGGGCTAACAGAGGAGGAAATGCAGGCTCTTTTGAGAGGAGAATAGCCTACTGCTGACTAATTGCTTAAATAGGATTTGGCTTCGCTAATTTTCAATTCGTAATTCGTAATTTTTAATTTGTAATTGATATCATGACTTTTTTTCAACGCATCAATAATTTTTATTTTTGGTTTTTTGTTGCCTTCATTTTATGGATGTTTTTTTTAGATGGCAATGATATTCTGAATCAGATTCGAATGCGCCAAACGCTAGACGAGCTACAAGCAGAAAAACAATATTATAGCAAACAAATTGACCTTTTGGAAACTAAACAAGAGCAAATCAATAACGCCAAAAGCCTAGAAGAAATAGCTAGAGAAAAATACCTCATGACCAAAGAAGGCGAAGATGTGTATGTGGTAGATTAATTGAATTTTAGAATTTAGATTTATTAAGCATATAGAATGAAACACAGAAGATAACCGTCGTTGAGGCTCAAAACACAACTATCAACGAGGAAAGGCTATCCTAAACGACGGTTCAAAACCTCGTTTACGGTTGAGAAAGCACATGAAAATATTTTTCATAGCTCTAAGCAATTTTTTACTTTTAACTTTGCATTTTTCATTAATCTACCCCATTTTAAATCCAATCACAAGAACATCATCTATCTGCTGATGCTTACCTTTCCAACGCATAAAACCACGTTCTAAAAGCTCTTTTTGTGCTTGCATTCCCTCTCTGTGAATGTCTTGTAAGACCTTACGGAAACGTTTTTTCATAAATTTCTCATTGTGCTTCCCTCCAAATTGGTCTTGGTAGCCGTCAGAAAAAATATAAAAAGTAGTGGGTTGTGTTACTTCAATGATGTGTTCTGTGAAAGTTGGCGTTTTCTTCAAATACTTTCTTGAATATCCTCCAATGCCTCTAATGCTACCTTTTTGCTGTTCTACTTTCCCATCAGCAATATAAATAAGTGGATTCTTTGCTCCTCCAAAGGTTACCTTCTTATTTTCATCATCTATAACACATATCGACATATCCATTCCATCACGGCTTTGTGTTTCGTTTTGACGTAATGTATTTCGCACAGACTTATCTAGCTCATTCAAAATCATTGCAGGGCTAGTTATTCCCATCACATTTACAATTCTGTCTAAATGTGTTTCGGCAATAATAGACATAAACGCACCTGGAACGCCATGTCCTGTGCAGTCGATAGCAGCAACAATTGTTTTTCCATCTTTTTCTGTAAACCAATAAAAATCGCCACTCACAATATCACGAGGCAAAAATAACACAAAGGCTTCAAACTTATCTTTTAAAATAGAAAGAGGAGGCAAAAGTGCGTGTTGAATACGTTTAGCGTAATTTATACTATCTGTAATGTCTTTATTTTTAGCCTCAAGTGCAATTCTGTTTTCATCTATTTCTCTGTTTTGAGCTTCTATTTTGGTGTAGGCTTGTGAATTATCTAAAGCAATAACAATATAAGTAGCCAAATTTCGCAGAATAGACAAATGATTGGAGTCAAAGGCATTTTCTTTATAGCTTTGCACCGAAACGACACCCATTTTTCGTTCTCCTAACACAAGAGGTAAATACACCACAGAAGAAGTCGTTTTACCAAAAATTGGATTTGGTTTTTCTTCCATATACCTTGCGTACTCTTGCTCCACATTGTGAATTATAATTTCACGCTGTTCATTAAAACACTTCACAGCAAGCTCATTTTTGTCGTTCAAATCTACTACATGAAAAGGAAGGACATTTCCATTTTCAATAAAACCAGAGACTGTCAAATAATTGGCATCTTTATCAAATATAGCGACACCAAAAGCATCAGCAGGCATTACCTTTTGGATATTGTCGTAAACAGCTCGGATAATTTCTTTATGATGTAAACTGGCTGTTATTTGTCTTCCAATATCACTCAAAAGGCGAATATTTGCATACGCACTTTCTAGTTGGTCTCGCTGCACACGTAGTTCTTCAGTGGTTTCTAAAAGCTCACCTGTTCTTTCCTTGACCGAATTTTCTAATCTCTGATTTTGCTCTCTTATAGACTTGGTTCGGAAATAATAAATTCCCCAAAAAACTCCAGCAATAGCTAAAACAAAGAGTGTTCTGAATCCCCATGTTTCCCAATAAGGAGGGCGCATTTTGATTCTGACAGATGCTCCTTCATTGTTCCAAAGTCCGTCGTTGTTGGCAGCACGCACTACAAATTTGTATTCTCCTTTGGGCAGGTTAGTGTAAGAAGCAAAACGACGGTCATTTACTTCGTTCCAGTTTTCTTCAAAGCCTTCTAAACGGTAAGAATATCTGTTATTTTCTGGGTGTAAAAAATTGAGTGCCGTAAATTCAAAAGTAATTACTTGGTCTTCATAATCCAAAACAATCTCATCTACTACTGAAATATGGTGTTTGAGAGGAGAGTTTTTATTATTTTTATCTTTAACAGGTACAGATTTATTAAAAATCTTGAAATCGGTCAATACTACTGGAGGTAAATAATCATTGGGACGAACTGTATCTGGATGGAACATCGTTAGTCCTCCAATTCCTCCAAAAAACATCATACCATCACTTTTTCTTAAATGATATGCTCCAGAATTGAACTCATTGCTCTGTATGCCATCTTCCATAGTAAATTCCCATATTGTACTATCTCCAATGTCAAATTTTAAGATACCATTATTCGTACTCAGCCAAAGGTTTTCTTTTTTGTCTCCCAATACTCCATGAATTACTCGGCTAAGTTTTGGATAGGTTTCTCCAAAATGCAGGGCTTGTCCTGTTTTTGGGTCAAAACGGTTTAATCCATTAGGCGTCCCAAGCCATAGATAACCCGATTCGTCTTCCCAAATAGAGCGAATAGCATTACTACTTATACTTTTTGGGTCGTTGTCTTTGTAAGAAAAATTCTGAAAGGATAAAATATTTCCATTGTTGTCCCTTTTAGCGAGGCTAAGACCTCCTTCTTCTGTTCCTATCCAAAGATTTTGTTTTCTATCTTCAAAAATGACACGCACACTATTTCCAGCTAAAGAAGTTTTATCATTCTTATCATAATTGAAATACCTAAAGCGATATTTTTTAGGTGCAATCGTATTTTGATTCAGATATAAATAGTTTCCTGTTGTGTCTTCATAAATTTCATTTAGTCCCCTTTTAGCTGTTCCTACCCATATTTTACCAAAACTATCTTTATACATTGTATAAATTGCATTTCCACTTGGAGAAGCATTTAAGCTATCATTTGCTTTTTCTACAAAAGTTTGAAATTCGATAGGAATTTGAGTTTGTCTGTCTAGTTTAGCTCTAAAAATTCCATTGTTTATTACTGCTCCCCACAATACAGAGTCGCCCTCGTTGAGCAATGCTGTTATATCTCTGTTATTCGGATTTTGAAAAGAAGATAAAAGTGTGGTGTAATTGAATGTGGAATCTTTAGCTACATTTAGATAACTCCAACCATCTGCTGTTCCTACCCAAAGATTGTTATTATCAGAATTTTCAATACTCCAAACCCAAGCAGGAGGTAAACTATTGGTATTTTCTGGATTATGACGAAATGTTTTGAACTGCTTTGTGCGAGTATTTACCTTAAAGACTCCATTTTTATTTGTTCCTATCCATAAAAGTCCAGATTTACTTTTTGCAATAGCTTGAAAAGAGCCATAATTCTCAAACGTATTTCCTATATTTTGGCGTTTGTAAGTATGATTATTTTGATTAAACTTTCCTAATTCTCCAACAGATATAATCCATAAATCTCCACCTTCATCTTGTGCAATTCCCTCAATCGGATACGGTGAGGCTTTGTAGGCTGAAATGTTATCCCCAAGACGGTTGTATCGCCCTATTCCATTTCTAGTGCCTATCCAAAGAGCTTTAAAACGGTCTTCAAAAAAGCAAGTTATTTGTCCGTTGGGCAAAGTAGAAAAAGTAGAATCAGCTACATATACTTTAAAATTGTTGGTTTTGGGTTGGTAGCGAGCCACTCCATTTTGTGTACCTATCCAAACATTACCTTTTGTATCTGTGTATAAGGCTGTTATTTCATTATGAGGAATAGAGTTATTTTTTCCATCAGCAAAATACCTTTCGAAAGTCTTTGTTTTTCTATCGAATCTATTCAAGCCTTTTTTCGTTCCTACCCAAATTGCTCCTGTTGTGTCTTCAGTGATTGCATTTATTCTGTCATCAGAAATAGTTTTTTTATTAGTTTCTTGATGATAATAGTTTATAAAGTTATTAAAATCAAGATTATACATAGAAAAGCCAGCCCCTGTTCCCACCCAAATTGTACCATCTTTAGATTCGAAAAGCGTCTGTATATTGTTATCTGGCAAAGAAGTAGAATCTC
This genomic window contains:
- a CDS encoding two-component regulator propeller domain-containing protein, with the protein product MKYMRYICTLFFCILIIYGLSVFSNLSFAQFTDFGDTPLEAEHLGSEQGLSESTVLSILQDQKGFMWFGTQDGLNRYDAYKFKIFKLKRGDSTSLPDNNIQTLFESKDGTIWVGTGAGFSMYNLDFNNFINYYHQETNKKTISDDRINAITEDTTGAIWVGTKKGLNRFDRKTKTFERYFADGKNNSIPHNEITALYTDTKGNVWIGTQNGVARYQPKTNNFKVYVADSTFSTLPNGQITCFFEDRFKALWIGTRNGIGRYNRLGDNISAYKASPYPIEGIAQDEGGDLWIISVGELGKFNQNNHTYKRQNIGNTFENYGSFQAIAKSKSGLLWIGTNKNGVFKVNTRTKQFKTFRHNPENTNSLPPAWVWSIENSDNNNLWVGTADGWSYLNVAKDSTFNYTTLLSSFQNPNNRDITALLNEGDSVLWGAVINNGIFRAKLDRQTQIPIEFQTFVEKANDSLNASPSGNAIYTMYKDSFGKIWVGTAKRGLNEIYEDTTGNYLYLNQNTIAPKKYRFRYFNYDKNDKTSLAGNSVRVIFEDRKQNLWIGTEEGGLSLAKRDNNGNILSFQNFSYKDNDPKSISSNAIRSIWEDESGYLWLGTPNGLNRFDPKTGQALHFGETYPKLSRVIHGVLGDKKENLWLSTNNGILKFDIGDSTIWEFTMEDGIQSNEFNSGAYHLRKSDGMMFFGGIGGLTMFHPDTVRPNDYLPPVVLTDFKIFNKSVPVKDKNNKNSPLKHHISVVDEIVLDYEDQVITFEFTALNFLHPENNRYSYRLEGFEENWNEVNDRRFASYTNLPKGEYKFVVRAANNDGLWNNEGASVRIKMRPPYWETWGFRTLFVLAIAGVFWGIYYFRTKSIREQNQRLENSVKERTGELLETTEELRVQRDQLESAYANIRLLSDIGRQITASLHHKEIIRAVYDNIQKVMPADAFGVAIFDKDANYLTVSGFIENGNVLPFHVVDLNDKNELAVKCFNEQREIIIHNVEQEYARYMEEKPNPIFGKTTSSVVYLPLVLGERKMGVVSVQSYKENAFDSNHLSILRNLATYIVIALDNSQAYTKIEAQNREIDENRIALEAKNKDITDSINYAKRIQHALLPPLSILKDKFEAFVLFLPRDIVSGDFYWFTEKDGKTIVAAIDCTGHGVPGAFMSIIAETHLDRIVNVMGITSPAMILNELDKSVRNTLRQNETQSRDGMDMSICVIDDENKKVTFGGAKNPLIYIADGKVEQQKGSIRGIGGYSRKYLKKTPTFTEHIIEVTQPTTFYIFSDGYQDQFGGKHNEKFMKKRFRKVLQDIHREGMQAQKELLERGFMRWKGKHQQIDDVLVIGFKMG
- a CDS encoding FtsB family cell division protein, with amino-acid sequence MTFFQRINNFYFWFFVAFILWMFFLDGNDILNQIRMRQTLDELQAEKQYYSKQIDLLETKQEQINNAKSLEEIAREKYLMTKEGEDVYVVD